The Gemmatimonadales bacterium genome includes a region encoding these proteins:
- a CDS encoding thiamine pyrophosphate-dependent enzyme — MAKTVADLLVERLIAWKVNTIFGFPGDGINGIFEALRTRQDKIRFIQVRHEEAAAFAACGYAKYTGRLGVCLATSGPGGIHLLNGLYDAKCDGQPVLAITGHTFHDLIGTNYQQDVDLDKLYIDVAAYNQRIMGAAHVESVVDLAIKTALGRRTVSHITIPKDIQEWKASDAKRSEANVADHSADFYAAAHPIPPHATLARAADLINAGSKVAILAGRGALGARAAVLRLAELVGGPIVKPLLGKGVVPDDSPYTTGGIGLLGTAPSQDALAECDTLIIAGSGFPYMEFYPEPGNARAVQIDVDSSRIGLRYPVEVGLVGDCRTVLGALLPLIQQKSDRSFLESAQERMTDWRKVMTVRGTVTEMPMKPQVPAYELNKLLDRDAIVSADSGTIATWAARYIDMRDEMQFSLSGSLATMANGLPYSIGAAVAYPGRQVVCIVGDGGFTMLMGEVATLVKYKLPVKVLIIKNNVLGEIKWEQMVLDGNPEFGVELQPIDFAAYARACGAGGYMIDKPGDAAAILAEALAHPGPAVIEAVVDPNEPPMPGKISTKQAVHFMEALVRGERDRWEILKTVLKDKVREVV, encoded by the coding sequence ATGGCCAAAACTGTCGCCGATCTGCTGGTCGAACGCCTGATCGCATGGAAGGTCAACACGATTTTCGGATTTCCCGGCGATGGCATCAACGGGATCTTCGAAGCGCTGCGCACCCGGCAGGACAAGATCCGATTCATCCAGGTCCGCCACGAAGAAGCCGCTGCATTCGCCGCCTGCGGCTATGCCAAGTACACCGGCCGACTCGGCGTCTGCCTCGCCACATCGGGGCCGGGCGGGATCCATCTTCTCAACGGACTCTACGACGCCAAGTGCGACGGCCAGCCGGTCCTCGCGATCACCGGTCACACCTTCCACGACCTGATCGGCACCAACTATCAGCAGGATGTCGATCTCGACAAGCTGTACATCGACGTCGCGGCCTACAATCAGCGGATCATGGGGGCGGCGCATGTGGAGAGTGTTGTCGACCTGGCGATCAAGACCGCGCTCGGCCGGCGCACGGTGAGTCACATCACCATCCCCAAGGACATCCAGGAGTGGAAGGCGTCGGATGCCAAACGCTCCGAGGCCAACGTCGCCGATCACAGCGCCGATTTCTACGCCGCCGCGCATCCGATTCCGCCGCACGCCACACTGGCGCGCGCGGCCGACCTGATCAACGCCGGGTCGAAGGTGGCGATCCTCGCCGGCCGCGGCGCGCTCGGCGCCCGCGCGGCAGTGCTCCGTCTTGCTGAACTGGTTGGTGGCCCGATCGTCAAGCCGCTGCTCGGCAAGGGAGTGGTTCCCGACGACAGTCCGTACACCACCGGTGGAATCGGCCTGTTGGGCACCGCGCCGTCACAGGACGCACTCGCCGAGTGCGACACGCTGATCATCGCCGGCAGCGGCTTCCCGTACATGGAGTTCTACCCCGAACCGGGTAATGCGCGCGCGGTGCAGATCGATGTCGACTCAAGCCGCATCGGACTCCGCTATCCGGTCGAGGTGGGACTGGTGGGCGATTGCCGCACGGTGCTGGGGGCGCTCCTGCCGCTGATTCAGCAGAAGAGCGACCGGAGCTTCCTGGAGAGTGCGCAGGAACGGATGACCGACTGGCGCAAGGTGATGACGGTGCGCGGCACGGTAACCGAGATGCCGATGAAGCCGCAGGTGCCGGCGTATGAACTCAACAAGCTCCTCGACCGCGACGCGATCGTGTCGGCCGACAGCGGGACGATCGCGACCTGGGCGGCACGATACATCGACATGCGCGACGAGATGCAGTTCTCGCTGTCGGGATCGCTTGCCACGATGGCGAATGGATTGCCGTACAGCATCGGCGCAGCGGTCGCCTACCCCGGGCGGCAGGTGGTCTGCATCGTGGGAGACGGTGGCTTCACGATGCTGATGGGAGAAGTGGCGACGCTGGTGAAATACAAGCTCCCGGTCAAGGTGCTGATCATCAAGAACAACGTGCTCGGCGAGATCAAGTGGGAGCAGATGGTCCTCGACGGCAATCCGGAATTCGGAGTCGAGCTGCAGCCGATCGACTTCGCGGCGTACGCCCGCGCGTGCGGCGCCGGGGGCTACATGATCGACAAGCCCGGCGACGCGGCCGCGATCCTGGCCGAGGCGCTGGCGCATCCGGGACCGGCGGTGATCGAAGCGGTGGTCGATCCCAACGAGCCGCCGATGCCGGGGAAGATCAGCACGAAACAGGCGGTGCACTTCATGGAGGCGCTGGTGCGCGGCGAGCGCGATCGCTGGGAGATCCTCAAGACGGTACTCAAGGACAAGGTGCGGGAGGTCGTGTAA
- a CDS encoding enolase C-terminal domain-like protein: MDSGDAVPVTAVAVSVYRVPTDTPNESDGTLVWNATTMVLVEITAGGITGLGYTYADTATAQLIRDLLADLVVGKNSMAPGDIWRVLGAAVRNLGRSGIASMAIAAVDVALWDLKGRLLALPLATLLGAVRRSVPVYGSGGFTSYSITQLQEQLTGWVGAGIPRVKMKVGRDASADVQRVAAARAAIGDAELFVDANGAYDRKEALRQAERFRDSGVTWFEEPVYHGDLEGLRLCRDRAPVQMEISVGEYGYVTSDFAHILNAGAVDVLQADATRCEGITGLLLVDALCEARNMPLSTHCAPALHLHVDCALKRLRHAEYFHDHVRIERLFFDGVSAPVDGELFPDLTRPGMGLDFKRNDASQWLVG; this comes from the coding sequence GTGGACAGCGGGGATGCAGTGCCGGTCACCGCCGTCGCGGTGTCGGTGTATCGGGTGCCGACCGACACGCCGAACGAATCCGACGGCACGCTGGTCTGGAATGCTACGACGATGGTGCTGGTGGAAATCACGGCAGGCGGGATTACTGGACTCGGGTACACCTACGCCGACACTGCGACAGCGCAACTGATCCGCGACCTGCTCGCCGATCTGGTGGTGGGGAAGAACTCGATGGCGCCGGGCGATATCTGGCGGGTGCTCGGCGCCGCGGTGCGCAACCTCGGGCGGTCGGGGATCGCGTCGATGGCGATCGCGGCTGTGGATGTGGCGCTCTGGGATCTCAAGGGGCGACTCCTCGCTCTCCCGCTCGCGACCCTTCTCGGCGCAGTTCGGCGGTCCGTGCCGGTCTACGGCAGCGGCGGATTCACGTCGTACTCCATCACACAACTGCAGGAGCAATTGACCGGCTGGGTTGGCGCGGGGATTCCGCGCGTCAAGATGAAGGTCGGGCGCGACGCGAGCGCCGACGTACAGCGCGTGGCTGCGGCGCGCGCGGCGATCGGCGATGCAGAGCTCTTTGTTGACGCCAATGGCGCGTACGATCGGAAGGAAGCGTTGCGACAGGCGGAGCGCTTTCGCGATTCGGGCGTGACCTGGTTCGAGGAACCGGTGTATCACGGCGATCTCGAAGGGCTTCGCCTCTGCCGTGATCGCGCGCCGGTGCAGATGGAGATCTCGGTCGGCGAGTACGGCTACGTGACGTCGGACTTCGCGCACATCCTCAATGCCGGCGCCGTCGACGTCCTGCAGGCCGACGCCACGCGGTGCGAAGGGATCACCGGGTTGCTCCTCGTCGATGCACTCTGTGAGGCGCGCAACATGCCGTTATCGACGCACTGCGCACCGGCTCTCCACCTGCACGTGGATTGCGCGTTGAAGCGGCTGCGGCACGCCGAGTATTTCCATGATCATGTCCGGATCGAGCGGCTCTTCTTCGACGGCGTCAGTGCACCAGTCGATGGCGAGCTGTTTCCCGATCTCACGCGTCCGGGGATGGGACTCGACTTCAAGCGCAACGATGCCTCGCAGTGGCTGGTGGGATAG